Proteins encoded together in one Desulfosporosinus meridiei DSM 13257 window:
- a CDS encoding DinB family protein → MTDKIIVSSAESIRKSLNFQFDISWQMLEYHLNNLGTEESLWRPATKGLHVVNESGTWHADWPDSEAYDIGPASLAWITWHIIFWWSMVLDFSFSKGTLSRENILWPGNMTATKERIIQLRDVWRSSVESLSDDDFLSCERTRWPFTDKPFYDLAGWLNLELMKNAAEIGYCRFLYATRKQ, encoded by the coding sequence ATGACGGACAAAATTATAGTCAGTTCAGCAGAAAGCATTCGTAAATCATTAAACTTTCAGTTTGATATTTCATGGCAAATGTTAGAATATCACCTCAACAATCTTGGAACCGAAGAGAGTCTATGGCGGCCTGCTACAAAGGGTCTTCATGTTGTCAATGAATCCGGAACATGGCATGCAGATTGGCCAGATTCAGAGGCTTATGATATTGGACCAGCTAGTTTAGCTTGGATAACATGGCATATTATATTTTGGTGGTCAATGGTTCTTGATTTTTCTTTTAGCAAGGGAACTCTAAGTCGTGAGAATATCCTTTGGCCTGGTAACATGACAGCAACAAAGGAACGAATCATTCAGCTAAGAGATGTTTGGAGAAGTTCAGTGGAATCTTTGTCAGATGATGATTTCCTTTCCTGCGAACGAACAAGGTGGCCTTTTACAGACAAACCATTCTATGACCTGGCGGGGTGGCTTAATCTCGAACTTATGAAGAATGCTGCAGAGATCGGTTACTGTCGTTTCCTATATGCTACTCGAAAACAATAA
- a CDS encoding TfoX/Sxy family protein, which translates to MATTTDFIEYVCEQISGVGAVRYKKMFGEYMVYVNEKPILLVCDNMVFVKILDCISEKMKDAETGFPYDRAKEHYILDIDNSVFSKEVIALLEPVIPIPKPKKKKTARLYDIP; encoded by the coding sequence ATGGCAACAACAACAGATTTTATTGAATATGTTTGTGAACAGATCAGCGGCGTTGGTGCTGTTAGATATAAGAAAATGTTTGGAGAGTATATGGTTTATGTGAATGAGAAGCCTATACTTCTCGTCTGTGATAATATGGTCTTTGTGAAAATACTTGACTGTATCAGCGAAAAGATGAAAGATGCAGAGACAGGCTTTCCGTATGACAGAGCAAAAGAACATTATATATTGGACATAGACAATTCCGTCTTCAGCAAAGAAGTCATCGCTTTATTGGAGCCGGTTATTCCGATTCCAAAACCTAAGAAGAAAAAAACAGCCCGGCTTTATGATATCCCGTAA
- a CDS encoding class I SAM-dependent methyltransferase → MGDNKKFWNRYSGLYDFEIKRFNKAAYEEMYNLMSKVLKADMRVLEVATGTGLIALGIARFVRQVEATDFSPKMIETAKKKIAPSNVKFSIEDATALSFANDSFDAVIISNALHIMPDPEAALVSIRRVLKPGGLLIAPTFAHGHLKNSFWNLNAKILKLIGFETYSKWTPEEYTGFIEKNGFSVGRRKVLRASFPLVYLEATKV, encoded by the coding sequence ATGGGCGACAACAAGAAATTTTGGAACCGGTATTCCGGGCTGTATGACTTCGAGATTAAGCGGTTTAACAAAGCGGCATACGAAGAAATGTACAATCTGATGTCGAAAGTACTGAAAGCCGATATGCGGGTTTTGGAAGTCGCTACCGGGACCGGTTTGATCGCGCTTGGCATAGCCAGATTTGTCCGGCAAGTTGAAGCGACGGACTTCTCCCCCAAGATGATTGAAACCGCAAAAAAGAAAATTGCTCCGTCAAATGTTAAATTTTCCATCGAAGACGCTACGGCATTATCCTTTGCAAATGACTCATTTGACGCGGTCATCATTTCCAATGCTTTGCACATTATGCCAGACCCCGAAGCAGCGCTTGTGAGTATCCGCAGGGTACTGAAACCTGGTGGATTACTGATCGCACCGACCTTTGCGCATGGGCACCTAAAAAACTCCTTCTGGAATCTGAACGCCAAAATACTGAAACTCATCGGGTTTGAAACTTACTCCAAGTGGACACCGGAGGAATATACCGGGTTTATTGAGAAAAATGGTTTTTCGGTTGGTCGGCGGAAAGTATTAAGAGCCTCCTTTCCGCTTGTCTATCTTGAGGCGACTAAAGTTTGA
- a CDS encoding AAA family ATPase has product MSKETVSNPNIYPYNVFVDKIEKSLFFRSITVLYGNNASGKSTLLNIIANKLQIEGYEYATCNKYGITPYFTKFVDECSYSLGEDEHGRQIGRLPQRSRYIKSEDILYEIKKIQQEQVLGDGYIYEHIRRGMNKEQIERLKNSDKMRKQMEILKFAQEKYSNGETTLQMLDDYIETDALYLLDEPEVSLSPANQTLLAEKINEMSRFLGCQFIISTHSPFMLATLDAKIYNLDSRELEVVKWADLENVRYFYDFFQRHKKEFEYQIKRSIPMIER; this is encoded by the coding sequence TTGTCTAAGGAGACAGTAAGTAATCCGAATATTTATCCATATAATGTATTTGTTGATAAAATAGAAAAATCATTATTCTTCAGATCAATTACAGTTTTATATGGCAATAATGCATCTGGAAAATCTACGCTGCTGAATATTATTGCCAATAAGTTGCAGATTGAAGGATATGAGTATGCCACCTGCAATAAGTACGGAATTACACCTTATTTCACAAAATTCGTAGATGAATGCAGTTATTCTTTAGGTGAAGATGAACACGGCAGGCAGATTGGCAGACTTCCTCAGAGAAGCAGGTATATTAAAAGCGAAGATATTCTATATGAAATTAAAAAAATACAACAGGAACAGGTTCTAGGTGATGGGTACATATATGAACATATTAGGAGAGGGATGAATAAGGAACAAATAGAACGATTAAAAAACTCCGATAAAATGCGAAAACAAATGGAAATATTAAAATTTGCACAGGAAAAGTATTCGAATGGAGAAACAACTTTGCAAATGTTGGATGATTATATTGAAACTGATGCACTTTATTTGTTGGATGAACCGGAGGTATCCTTGTCGCCAGCAAATCAAACGTTGCTAGCTGAGAAGATAAATGAAATGTCAAGGTTTTTAGGATGTCAGTTTATTATTTCTACGCATTCACCATTTATGCTGGCGACGTTAGATGCAAAAATCTATAATCTTGATTCAAGGGAATTAGAGGTTGTAAAATGGGCAGATCTTGAGAATGTGAGATATTTCTATGATTTTTTTCAGAGACATAAGAAAGAGTTTGAATATCAGATAAAGAGAAGCATACCAATGATCGAGAGGTGA
- a CDS encoding M23 family metallopeptidase, whose product MNRIVSISGKLKYIGLLGLPMFFSDAPIWKYLWLFWLFAFVEIFASLSIFVQSLQQLIAIPYIYLFHGFRLPDPNNYQPAIRYSLPFSGEWTVVNGGPDKETSHSWSILTQRYAYDFLILDDNGQSCSSDKTLLPNYYCYGRDVLAPADGVVVKAIDKYPDSRTYGNGSVDHAAKDIRGNYIVIRHAAKEYSLLAHLLPHSIKVQAGRQVKRGEPIAQCGNSGNTTEPHIHFQIQDGQSFLASAGLPISFAGIETKPAENYAKFDPRQVYEQKERDTSTIQRGSCVVNMESSM is encoded by the coding sequence ATGAACCGAATTGTTTCTATATCCGGCAAACTAAAATATATAGGTCTTTTGGGCCTGCCAATGTTTTTTTCGGATGCGCCGATCTGGAAATACCTTTGGTTATTCTGGCTGTTTGCTTTTGTGGAGATTTTCGCCTCTCTCTCAATTTTTGTGCAGTCCTTACAGCAATTGATTGCTATACCCTATATCTATCTTTTCCATGGCTTCCGACTGCCGGATCCAAATAACTATCAGCCTGCCATACGCTATTCCCTGCCATTCAGCGGGGAATGGACAGTGGTCAATGGTGGACCGGACAAGGAAACCTCTCATTCCTGGAGCATTTTAACCCAGCGCTACGCCTATGACTTTTTGATCTTGGATGACAACGGTCAAAGCTGTTCCAGCGACAAAACCCTTTTGCCTAACTACTATTGCTACGGCAGGGATGTCTTAGCTCCGGCTGACGGAGTTGTTGTAAAAGCAATCGACAAATACCCTGATTCCCGCACCTATGGCAACGGTTCTGTAGATCATGCCGCTAAAGATATTCGTGGCAATTACATCGTAATCAGGCACGCGGCAAAAGAGTATAGCTTGCTGGCTCACCTTCTGCCCCACAGCATTAAGGTCCAGGCGGGCCGGCAGGTAAAGCGCGGCGAGCCCATCGCGCAATGCGGCAACTCCGGCAATACAACTGAGCCGCACATCCATTTTCAAATTCAGGATGGCCAAAGCTTCCTTGCCTCGGCAGGATTGCCCATTTCCTTTGCGGGAATTGAGACGAAGCCCGCTGAAAACTATGCAAAATTTGATCCGCGTCAGGTATATGAGCAAAAGGAAAGGGATACATCAACGATTCAACGCGGCTCTTGCGTGGTGAATATGGAAAGTTCAATGTAG
- a CDS encoding ABC transporter permease: MSRFFYAKLAATNLKKNAQTYLPYILTCIGTVMMYYIMVFLSENEGLGKMAGGSQVQMILNLGCYVIAIFSAIFLFYTHSFLVKRRKKEFGLFNILGMEKKHIARVLAFETLYVAGISLGAGLLGGVLLSKLIFLVLLKILNFEVPLGFEVSGPALAAVLVLFAGIFLLTLLNTLRQIHLAKPVELLMGGQTGEKEPKTKWPLVVMGTLSLGGGYYISLTTQSPLAALTQFFFAVLLVMVGTYFLFTAGSIAVFKLLRRNKRYYYQTRHFTAVAGMIYRMKQNAVGLANICIMATAVLVMVSTTVSLYIGMEDVLRTRYPQNIMISTPMPAQQSVEGLQTSVKEVLAKHRLEGKDRLDYRYVAFVGNQEGDRLITDLSNISNDFSSVREFYLIPLEDYNRLAKRTASLEDDEILIYSSASKYEEDTLTVLNRTLTVKERLDSFFENNLNRVSISGSYYVVVKDMDVLKALAEAQVEEKGDDPSGYRYYLGFDLEADEADISAVYQDIRTALGSDYPGSSIESPVAARESFFAIYGGLFFLGIFLGALFIMATVLIIYYKQVSEGYDDKARFEIMQKVGMSREEVRGSIRSQVLTVFFLPLVTAGIHIAFAFPIITKLLAVLNLTNVGLFAWCTAGTILVFALFYALVYGLTAKVYYRIVSWGTSV, translated from the coding sequence ATGAGTAGATTCTTTTATGCCAAGCTGGCCGCCACCAATCTGAAAAAGAATGCCCAAACCTATCTGCCCTATATCCTGACCTGCATCGGTACGGTGATGATGTATTATATCATGGTGTTTCTGTCTGAAAATGAGGGCTTGGGAAAAATGGCCGGCGGCTCCCAAGTGCAGATGATCCTTAACCTAGGATGCTATGTGATTGCTATTTTTTCGGCGATTTTTCTCTTCTATACCCATAGCTTTCTGGTCAAACGGCGCAAAAAGGAATTTGGCCTTTTTAATATCCTGGGCATGGAGAAGAAGCATATCGCCAGAGTGTTAGCCTTCGAAACCCTGTATGTGGCGGGGATCAGCCTGGGGGCAGGCCTGCTGGGCGGGGTACTTCTCTCCAAGCTGATCTTCCTGGTTCTGCTGAAAATCCTCAACTTTGAGGTGCCCCTGGGCTTTGAGGTGTCCGGCCCCGCTCTGGCGGCAGTGCTGGTCCTGTTCGCCGGGATCTTCCTGTTGACACTGCTCAATACCTTGCGCCAAATCCATCTGGCTAAGCCAGTTGAACTCCTGATGGGCGGACAGACAGGGGAGAAGGAGCCGAAAACAAAATGGCCTTTGGTGGTGATGGGAACCTTGAGCCTGGGCGGGGGGTATTATATCTCCCTCACCACCCAATCCCCTCTGGCCGCCCTGACCCAATTTTTCTTTGCCGTCCTCCTGGTGATGGTTGGCACCTATTTTTTGTTTACGGCGGGCAGCATCGCAGTGTTTAAACTGCTGCGCCGGAACAAGAGGTATTATTATCAGACCAGGCATTTTACCGCAGTAGCGGGGATGATATACCGGATGAAGCAAAACGCCGTGGGGCTGGCCAATATTTGTATCATGGCCACTGCCGTGCTGGTGATGGTGTCCACCACCGTGTCCTTGTACATTGGGATGGAGGACGTGCTGCGCACCCGGTATCCCCAAAATATTATGATATCCACCCCCATGCCTGCCCAGCAATCCGTGGAGGGCTTGCAGACGTCGGTTAAAGAAGTCTTGGCGAAGCACCGGCTGGAGGGGAAGGATAGGCTGGACTACAGGTATGTGGCCTTTGTCGGCAATCAAGAGGGGGACAGGTTGATCACGGATCTCAGCAATATCTCCAACGACTTTTCTTCGGTCAGGGAATTCTATCTGATTCCTCTGGAGGATTATAACCGGCTGGCTAAGAGAACGGCCAGCTTGGAGGACGATGAGATTCTGATTTATTCCAGCGCCAGCAAGTATGAAGAAGATACCCTGACGGTATTAAACCGGACATTGACAGTCAAGGAAAGGCTGGACTCGTTTTTTGAAAATAACCTGAATAGGGTATCCATCTCGGGCAGCTATTATGTCGTGGTCAAGGATATGGATGTGCTCAAAGCCCTGGCGGAGGCCCAGGTCGAAGAAAAAGGGGATGATCCCTCAGGGTATCGATATTATCTGGGCTTTGATCTGGAAGCCGACGAGGCTGACATCTCGGCTGTTTACCAGGACATCCGCACTGCCCTGGGCAGTGACTATCCCGGCAGCAGCATCGAATCTCCGGTGGCAGCCAGGGAATCCTTTTTCGCTATATATGGAGGCTTGTTCTTCCTGGGAATTTTCCTGGGGGCGCTGTTCATCATGGCCACCGTACTGATCATCTATTACAAGCAGGTTTCCGAGGGGTATGACGATAAGGCCCGCTTTGAAATCATGCAGAAGGTGGGAATGAGCCGTGAAGAGGTCAGAGGCTCCATCCGCAGTCAGGTCTTGACCGTATTTTTCCTGCCCCTGGTTACCGCCGGGATCCATATTGCCTTCGCTTTTCCCATTATTACTAAATTGCTGGCCGTACTGAATCTCACCAATGTGGGTTTGTTTGCCTGGTGCACAGCGGGTACCATCCTGGTTTTCGCCCTGTTTTATGCTCTTGTCTACGGGCTGACGGCCAAAGTGTATTATCGGATTGTCAGCTGGGGGACGTCTGTATAA